In Moraxella nasovis, the sequence ATGCTCTTTATGCACTAAGATGTGCTGATGGGCAGCAGCAGCGACTTGGGCTTGGTGTGTGATGGCAAATAACTGCTGATGCTCCCCAAGATTACGCAAAAGCTCGCCAACCACTTGGGCTGTCCCCCCTGATATTCCGACATCCACTTCATCAAAAATCAGCGTCGGACGAACTTTATGCTGACTGTCAGTTGTCATGACCTGCATCACTAAGGCGATACGAGATAATTCACCGCCAGAGGCGACTTTATGTAAAGGCTGGGTGGGCATGCCAACGTTAGCACTAAATAGTAAGGCAACATCATAAAGTCCATGCTGGTTGTACTGACTGCTTGGTTTTTGGCTAAAGTCAAATTCACATTTGGCATTAGGCAGTGCCAAAGGCGATAACAGTAATTCTAGCGTCTCGCAGATGGTCGGTGCGTGCTTTTGGCGTGCAGCATCAAGCTTGCGAGCGTGCGTTAGATACTGCTCATAGCTTTCGGTAACTTTCGCCTGAAGTACGTCATCATCAGGAATGGCGATAAGCTCGTCCAACTCATCTTGCCACGTACTGGCGTCTTGGAGTAACTCGCTCACAGGGGCGTGGTATTTGCCAGATAATCTGTGTGCTAGGCTGATAAGTTCATTTAGCTCATTAAGTCTTTCTTCGTCAGGTAAAGACTGTTCGGCATAGTCAGCAAGCTTAGCGGCAGCATCGTTAATTTGCTCAAATGCCAAAGCTAAAAGCGTACCGCACTCGCTAAACACTTTACTTTTATCGCTTTGGCTGTCGCAAATCTTAATAGCACGAGCAAGTAGGCTTGACACGCTAGGCTCATCGCTGTCATTATCAAGATGGTTTGCTGCACTCATCGCTTCTGTCATTAGGCTTTCAAGGTTTGACAGCTCGTCATATTCGCTTTCAATATCATCAAAATTTACCTTAAGCAGCGGCTCAATGTCGGTGATTTTAGCTTGGAGTAAGGCGATACGATCAAGCCTTTGGGCAGATTGGTTCTTTGCATTTAGCGCTTTGGTTTTTAGGGTTTGCCAATCGTGATAGGCTTGTTTTGTGGTGTTTTTAAGCTCAGATAAGCCACTGACCGTGTCTAGCCAGTCAATGACAAATTGGGGCTTTAGCAGCTCAAGTCCTGCGTGCTGTGAGTGGATATTCACCAAAATTGCCCCAAGTGATTTTAGTTCACTAATACTAGCAGGCGTGCCATTAATCCATGATTTTGAGCGACCTTGCTGGCTTATTTTACGGCGAATCAGTAAAGTGTCTTCTTCTAATGGACGCTCATGTTCGGCAAACCACGCACTGACAGCGTCATTACCTGTGATGTCAAACTCACCAAACACGCACGCTTCATCTGTGCCGTGTCTGACAAGCCCAGCATCGGCACGACCACCTGCACATAGTGATAATGCGTCTAAAATTAATGACTTGCCCGCACCAGTTTCGCCTGTGATGACATTAAACCGTGCGTCAAAATTGATTTCGTGCTGTGCAATGAGTGCAAAATTTGTCAAGGTTAAAGACGCAAGCATGACTCTCTCAAATAGGGATAATTAATGGTCAAATGAGTTATCATAATGAATTTATGAGCATTTGGCAATGATTTTGGATAATTTTCTAAGCTTTACAATGCTTTGACAATTTGCCACAATACTGCTTTAATCTCATCTGTGTTTGCTTGCACTCATCGCACAGCACTTTTTTGCCTAGTTTAGGAATGTTTCATGAAAAACCGCCAACGAAAACCCACTAATAAAGCACCGCACCACAACCCAAAATCCATCAACACCCGACCCCAAAAAGCCAAAAAAACCACCCCAAATTTCTACGGAACGCACGCTGTTAAAGCCATCTTGCAGAATCGCCCAGAAGATGCGTTGGCACTGTTTGTACAAAATTATGATAACAATTCTAATAACAATCACGACGCCATTATCGCCCTTGCCAAATCAGTAGGCGTGTCAGTGCAAATTGCCCAAAAAGACAGCCTAACAGAGTTGTGTGGCAGTACGCAGCATCAGGGCGTAGTATTATCTGCTCGCATGCAAGCGATGGCAGATGAGGCGTTACTTGATGATATGATGGATGCTGATGATGCGTTATTTTTGGTGCTTGATCAGATTACCGATCCACATAATTTTGGTGCGTGCTTAAGGACGGCAGCAGTGATGGGTGTATCAGCGGTGATTGTGCCACGCCACGGCAGTGTTGGGCTAACGCCGACAGTTGCCAAGGTGTCTGTCGGAGGGGTGGAGAGTGTACCTGTTATTGAGGTGACAAACTTAGCAAGATGCCTTGAGAAACTAAAAAAAGCGGGCGTATTCGTCTTTGGTACAGCATTAGACGACACCGCCAAGCCCTTGCAGGCGTGTGATTTTGGTGGAAAAGTAGCAATTATCATGGGTTCAGAAGGCGAAGGTATGAGGCGACTAACCACAGAACTGTGCGATACGCTCGTCTATATTCCAATGACAGATAACCCAAACCGTCCGCAGAGTTTAAACGTTTCTGTGGCGACAGGCATGGTATTATGGGAAGTGGTACGTCAAAGATAAGAAAAAAATAAGAAAACGCTGTTAATTGCTTCATGTTCCATGTGAAACATATTAGATTTACCTAAATAACTATCGCCACCTAAAAAGTAGTTGTTTAGCATCTTGCTTATGGGTTTACCGCAGATTTAAAAAGTTATGTGATGCATGACATCAAAGCACCGCTATCATGGGTGAATCGCTTTTATGGTAACTATAATAGGGTCTTATTTAAGTGAAGATAGACTGAAGATAGACAAACTATCTTCACTTGGTATATCTAACTATCAGATCGCACAGCACCGCATTCATACAGTACTGCTAAGATTTCATCAGTTCTTTGGGCAAGCAGAGCCTTATCGCCTTTGGTCTCAATGTTTAGGCGAATTAGGGGTTCGGTATTGCTTGAACGCAAGTTAAATCGCCATTCACCAAAGTCAAGGCTTGTGCCATCAAGTGTGTTTTCTTGTGGGTTTAGTGAGATGAATTTGGCTTTTAAGTGTTGGGCGATTTCATCGGCAGTTACATCACTGAGTTTAAAATTAAGCTCGCCTGAGCTTGGAAAGTCATTTAGGTAGCCGTCTACAAGTTCTGATAGGCTTTTGCCTGTTGTTGAAAGCAGTTCGGCAACCAAAAGCCAAGGTATCATACCGCTGTCGCAATAAAAAAAGTCCTTAAAATAGTGATGAGCCGACATTTCCCCGCCATAAATACTAGCCGTTTGACGCATGACTTGCTTAATAAAAGAATGTCCTGACTTACTTAGGTTTGCTTTGCCGTTATTTTTGGCGATGACGTGTTCTGTGTTATACACTACCCTTGGGTCGTAGGTGATGCCTGAGTTTGGCACTTTATCTAAGAAAGCCTGAGCCAGCATACCAACGACATATGATCCATCAATAAATCGTCCAGATTCATCAAACAAAAAACAGCGATCAAAATCGCCATCAAACGCCACGCCAAAATCCGCCTGATGAGCGACAACCGCATCAGCGGTGGATTTTTGGTTGGCGATAATCATGGGGTTGGGAATGCCGTTTGGAAATGTGCCATCAGGCTTGTGATGGATTTTAATCAGCTTAATAGGCGTGTCTGACAGTCGCTTTTGTAACGCATCCACCACAGGGCCTGCCGAGCCATTACCACTGTTAATGACGATGGTTTTTGGGGTAAAGTTTTTGGTATCAATAAAACTCATAAGCTTATCAATATAGGCGGTTTTATCGCTCATTAGCACAGTTTTACCTTTGGTGTGTGTGGTAAATGCCCCTGACTCGGCTAAGGCTTGAATCTGTTTTAAGCCTGTATCTGCTGAGATAGGGCGAGAGTTTTCACGCACCATTTTTAAGCCGTTAAAGTTAATGGGATTATGGCTTGCTGTAACTTCAATACCACCAATGGCGTTATGATGACTGGTGGCAAAATACACCTCTTCGGTGCCTGTCATGCCAAGATCGATAACATCAACCCCTGCGTCAGTTATGCCATCTATGGCGGCAGTTTTTAGGCTTTGGCTTGAAGGGCGAATATCACTACCAATGACGATGACAGGATTTGGCTTGTCACTTTGCACAGATAAAATCTGAGCGAATGCTCGTCCAATGCGGTAGGCTATCGTCTCATCTAGGTTGATATTAAGCTCGCCACGCACGTCATACGCCTTAAAGCAGGTGATGGCTATGGGGTTAAAGTTTGGCATGATTGTTCCCAAAAAGTATAAAGTATAAATAAACTTGATTTGCATTGTAGCATAAATCCACCACAAATCTGAGAGACTTATTTGGTGATTTATGTGGTCAGATGATGATTGACTTTATGGGCAATATATTCCAAAATAGCATAATAATAGTAGCATTTGATTTAAAACTTCATCAACTGACTTTATTACAATACATTCGACTTTATTACAATACATTCATCAATAAATTACCATCGGAGTAATTATGAACATTGCAAACAACATCACCGATTTAATCGGCAACACCCCTTTGGTCAAGCTACACACGCTCACCAAAGGTGCTAAGGCGGACGTACTTGCCAAGCTTGAGTATTTTAATCCTGCAAGCTCGGTTAAAGACCGCATTGCTTTATCCATGATAAATGAGGCAGAAAAATCAGGCAAGTTAAAGGCAGGCGATACCATTGTGGAGGCGACATCTGGCAACACAGGTATCGGGCTTGCGATGGTAGCAGCAGCTCGTGGTTATCGCCTTGTTATTACTATGCCTGAGAGTATGAGTCTTGAGCGTCGTACGTTATTAAAAGCTTATGGAGCAGAGCTCGTATTAACACCTGCGTCAGAGGGTATGGGTGGGGCGATTGCCAAAGCTGATGAATTGGCAGCACAAGATGGCTATTTTATGCCACGTCAATTTGACAACCTTGCCAATCCCAAAATCCACCGTGAAACTACCGCCCTTGAGATTTGGGAAGATACAGATGGCAAGGTGGATATTGTTGTGGCAGGTATTGGCACAGGCGGTACGATTACAGGCGTGGGTGAGGTATTAAAAGATAAAAACCCTGACATTCAAATCATCGCCGTTGAGCCAGCCGACTCACCTGTCTTTAGTGGCGGCGAAAAAGGTGCTCATAAATTACAAGGCTTAGCCCCAGGCTTTGTGCCAAGTATCTTAAACACCAAAATTTATGATGAAGTGATCACTGTTAGCACCGAAGACGCTTTTGCCACTTCACGGCGTATGGCAAGTGAGGAAGGGATTTTGGTGGGTATCTCAGCAGGGGCGGCAGTTTGGTCAGCCTTACAAGTGGCAAGCCGAGAAGAAAACGCTGGTAAAACCATCGTGGTTATTATCCCATCATCAGGCGAGCGGTATTTGTCTACGGCACTGTTTGCGGATTTGGCACAGTGATTTGTGGCTAAATTGACTGAAACTGCATGAAATTTTTATAAAAAACCCATTATCTTGTTATAATGGGTTTTATTTTTGGTGTAATCGTGATGACCCCAACCGATAATTTTAATGATTTATTAGCTTTAATGGCGACCTTAAGACAAGAGTGTCCTTGGGATAAAAAACAAACCAATAACAGCCTACAAAAATACGCCATTGAAGAAGTGTTTGAGCTGATAGAGGCAATTGGGGCAGATGATGGCAGTGCTTACGCAACCAATGAGTTAAAAGGTGAGCTTGGCGATGTGCTACTGCAGGTGATTTTTCATGCTCATTTATATAATGAGCAGGGGCGGTTTGATATGGGTGATGTGATTTATCATTTACAAGAAAAACTCATCAGACGACACCCGCACGTCTTTGACAAAGAAAACCTAATAACCGATGACGATGTCAAACGCCGTTGGGACGAGATTAAGGCGATTGAAAATCAAGGCAAACCCAAACGCTTGCTTAGCGATGTTAAGGCAGGTACGGCACTTAATACCGCCCAAAACTTAACAAAACAAGCAAGCACGGTCGGCTTTGACTGGGACAATCTGCAAGGCGTGTTGGATAAATTGTCCGAAGAGATGGACGAGTTTAAAGATGAATTGCCAAGTGGTGATTTTGCTTATCAAACCGAGCAATTGGATAAATCACAAAAAGACAAAATCAGCGATGAGCTTGGCGATGTGCTGTTTGTGCTAAGTAATGTGGCACGGCATTTGGGCATTGATGCGGAGATGGCACTGCATGGGGCGAATGCCAAGTTTCGCCGTAGGTTTGCTTATATAGAGACAAGTTTATTAAGCCAAGGCAAAGATTTTAAAGACAGCGATTTGGCAGAAATGGATAGCCTTTGGGATAAAGCTAAAGCATATGAAAAGCAGTAAACTACTCTTATGCGTGCTGGGACTGTACACCCATGTTGCTTATGCTAATCAGTGCTATGCTGATCCGCAGATTGCCTATCAAGCGATGATGACTCATCACACACAGACCCAAAAGTTGGCAAATCGTATTAATATCAACACCGCTACTGCTGCCGACTTTCTTAGCCTGACAGGCGTGGGTGTAAAGACTGCGAAAGCCATCGTGCAGTATCGGCAGACGGTGGGTAATTTTCAGACAATCCAAGATATTACCCAAGTAAAAGGCGTCGGTCAGGCAACTTTTGAGAAAAATAAACATCGCTTAACGGTGCTAGACTAAGTATGGTACTTGGTTTATTTGGGAGTAATGACCAAAAACAAATTCGCTTTTTTTATTAATAAAGGTTAAAATAGTGGGTTATTTATCACAAAATAAGCGGAGACAGGCATGGCAAGAACGCCAGCTAAATCTAGAAAAAATTCCAAAAAAGTCAGCCCTGTGATTCATGATGCTGCTGCCCTTGGGCTAAAACGCAATGCTTTGCCGCACAGCATTGTGGAAGTGGTTGGTACGCTTATCAAAGCAGGCTTTGATGCTTATATCGTCGGAGGCGGTGTGCGTGATAGCTTGCTTGGGCTTGCCCCAAAAGACTTCGATGCAGTAACCAATGCTCGCCCGCATGAGATTAAGGCGATATTTGGCGGTCGTTGCCGTATTATCGGCAGACGCTTTCAGCTTGCCCATGTGTACAGCGGTCGTGAGATGATAGAGGTGGCGACGTTTCGAGCTGCGCCTAAGGACGACACGCACACCACAGATGATGGTATGATTACCCGTGATAATGTGTGGGGGACGATTGAAGAGGACTTTATCAGACGGGATTTTTCGATTAATGCACTGTATTATAATCCCATCAAAGGCGAGGTGCTTGATTTTTGTGGGGCATTACAAGATATTAAGCAAAAACGTCTAAGACTGCTTGGAGATGCCAAGCTGCGTGTAGAAGAAGACCCTGTGCGTCTGCTTCGCGCTTTACGATTTAAGGCGAAGTTGGGATTTGATTTTGATAAAACGTTATCAAAGCAGTTTCATGGCGACAATTGGGCTTTGCTTGAGCAGGTGTCTGCACACAGATTATACGATGAAACCCAAAAGATGTTCACAGGCGGCTATCTGACACCACTTTTGCCTTTATTGTATAAATATGGAGCGATGTCTAGCCTAATGGCTTATGCCGCCCAAGAGCCATCAAAGCTTAGCACTCAAGTTGCCATCAATTCAGACAGACGCGTTGATGAGGGTAAGACTTTAAATCCTGCATTTTTTTATGCGGTGCTTTTGTGGGAAAACTACCTATATCATTTGGCAAAATTTAAGAAAAAAGGTCTGCCATTTTACGAAGCTCAGCTTAAGGCGAGTGCAAAAGCGGTGGACGCCCAAAGAGTTAAGACAGCTATCCCTAGGTTTGCCGAAGAATTTATCTCACAAATCTGGATTATGCAGGCTAAGCTTGTAAATCCCCGTGTCAAACAAATCGCAGTCTTAGAAAAAATGCCAAAGTTTCGGGCGGCATTTGACTTTTTGGTACTGCGTGAGCAGTTTGATGATCATCCGTTATCAGAGCCGACCAATGGCATGGCAGCTTGGTGGCAAGCCTACCAAGAGACAGATGAGCTAAATCGTGAGCGTATGATCGATGAGCTGGCGACAGGTGATGTGCCAACCAAACGCCGCAAAAAACGCAAAACAGAAGATAAGGCTGAATTGCACCAGTTGCAACAGCTGTCTTTGGGTGAAGATAAGCCATCAGATAAGCCAGAGCCACTCTTTGTGGTCGAAGGTGTCAACGAGCTGCTTGAATCGCACCAAATGCCACAAAAACCAAAGCTACGCCAGCCAGAAGTGGCATTACCCGCCTTTGAGGTGGTGGCGTACACTGAAGATGACTTTTTAAAGCTGCTTAATAATGATGAGCCTTATATTCCAAGCAGTCGCTTGCGTAAGCGTAAGCCGTCATCTTCTTTATCGGTCAAAGAGCGTGAAAGTGGCATGACCCAACAAGTGCCTGCTACATCTAAAGAGCCTAAAAAGTCCACCAGACAAGCCAGAGTGCCTAGGGCTAATAAACCCACAGCTAAACCAAATCAACTAGCTAAGACAAAGATTGAGACTAAGACTAAGACCGAAACTAAGACGGCAGACCAAAAGAGCAAACCACGGCGTAAACGCAAGCCTAATGCTAAGCCAAAAGCGACAGATTAGGTGGGCGACATGAGTACATGGGAGCAGATATATCTGGGGCTAGGTGGGAATATTACAAACGATCTTGGCGATCCTGCTAGCCATATTATGGCGGTGGCAGATACGCTTTGTGATAACGAGCATTTTTGTGATGTACAGCTGTCATCACTGTATGCTTCTAAGCCATTTGGGGTGGTTGATCAGCCTGACTTTATTAACGCTGTGTTATCTGCTAAGACAGATTTATCGCCATTGGCATTGCTTGATGTCTGCCAACAGCTAGAAAAAAATGCAGGTCGGGTTAAATTACGCCATTGGGGTGAGCGTTCGCTTGATGTGGATGTGTTATTTTATGGCGATCAGACGATCCAAAACGACAGATTAACCGTGCCACACGCTTATCTTTTTGAACGTAATTTTGTGCTTGTACCACTCGCTGAGCTTAATCCATGCTTAACGATTAATGGCAAAAAGATTGCAGATGAGCTGTGGGCAAACGACTTATCTGGACTGACGAAGCTTGCTTAAGATTGGCTTGAGTTTATTAGTTTTACACTTACTTATCAAATAACCCTTAAATGCAGAAATTTTTATGAGCTATCTATCTACAGAACAAAAACCTAAAATGCCGATTACTTTATCCACCTTACAAAAGTTTAAAGCCAACGGCGAGAAATTTAGCTGTCTAACTTGTTATGACGCAAGTTTTGCAGCAGCCATGCAGACCGCTGACATTGATACGATTTTGATTGGTGACAGTCTTGGTATGGTGGTGCAAGGCAAGTCATCTACCTTACCTGTTACGGTCGCCGATATGACATATCATACGGCAAATGTCGCTCGTGCTAATAATCACGCCCTAATCATCAGCGATTTGCCGTTTATGAGCGTTGCCACGCTTGATCGAGCGATTGAAGCTAGTCTTGCGGTCATGCAGGCAGGGGCAAATATGGTGAAAATTGAAGGTGGTAGCGAGCTGTGCGACATTGTTTCGGTGCTTTCAAATAATGGCGTACCTGTGTGTGTGCATTTAGGTTTGACACCGCAATCTGTTAATGTGCTTGGCGGATATAAAGTTCAAGGCAAAACCGATGACGAGGCTCAAAAACTGCTCGATGACTGTCAAAAATTAGTGCAAGCAGGGGCAAGTATGCTACTGCTAGAGTGTGTGCCAAGTGGGCTTGCCAAAGCGGTCACCGACAGCGTACCTGTGCCTGTGATTGGCATTGGGGCAGGCGTGGATACGGACGGACAAGTGCTGGTGATGCATGATATGCTTGGCGTTTATACCCGCAAACCTGCCAAATTTGTCAAAGACTTTTTAAGTGATAAAGACAACGAAACGCACGACATCGTAGGAGCATTTAAAAATTATCATATGGCGGTTAAAAATAAAACCTTTCCAACAGCTGAACACAGTTTTTAGACTGCTCTTATTATCAGTTTAGAAGCGGTTTAAGACGTTGTTTTCTTGGTTAAATTTGGGATATT encodes:
- the recN gene encoding DNA repair protein RecN, which produces MLASLTLTNFALIAQHEINFDARFNVITGETGAGKSLILDALSLCAGGRADAGLVRHGTDEACVFGEFDITGNDAVSAWFAEHERPLEEDTLLIRRKISQQGRSKSWINGTPASISELKSLGAILVNIHSQHAGLELLKPQFVIDWLDTVSGLSELKNTTKQAYHDWQTLKTKALNAKNQSAQRLDRIALLQAKITDIEPLLKVNFDDIESEYDELSNLESLMTEAMSAANHLDNDSDEPSVSSLLARAIKICDSQSDKSKVFSECGTLLALAFEQINDAAAKLADYAEQSLPDEERLNELNELISLAHRLSGKYHAPVSELLQDASTWQDELDELIAIPDDDVLQAKVTESYEQYLTHARKLDAARQKHAPTICETLELLLSPLALPNAKCEFDFSQKPSSQYNQHGLYDVALLFSANVGMPTQPLHKVASGGELSRIALVMQVMTTDSQHKVRPTLIFDEVDVGISGGTAQVVGELLRNLGEHQQLFAITHQAQVAAAAHQHILVHKEHGEQTTSTMSIITGEAQVDELARMSGGVHITEATKAHARSLLGDICNLPKSTQSKQT
- the rlmB gene encoding 23S rRNA (guanosine(2251)-2'-O)-methyltransferase RlmB, producing the protein MKNRQRKPTNKAPHHNPKSINTRPQKAKKTTPNFYGTHAVKAILQNRPEDALALFVQNYDNNSNNNHDAIIALAKSVGVSVQIAQKDSLTELCGSTQHQGVVLSARMQAMADEALLDDMMDADDALFLVLDQITDPHNFGACLRTAAVMGVSAVIVPRHGSVGLTPTVAKVSVGGVESVPVIEVTNLARCLEKLKKAGVFVFGTALDDTAKPLQACDFGGKVAIIMGSEGEGMRRLTTELCDTLVYIPMTDNPNRPQSLNVSVATGMVLWEVVRQR
- a CDS encoding phosphomannomutase CpsG (capsular polysaccharide biosynthesis protein; catalyzes the formation of D-mannose 6-phosphate from alpha-D-mannose 1-phosphate), giving the protein MPNFNPIAITCFKAYDVRGELNINLDETIAYRIGRAFAQILSVQSDKPNPVIVIGSDIRPSSQSLKTAAIDGITDAGVDVIDLGMTGTEEVYFATSHHNAIGGIEVTASHNPINFNGLKMVRENSRPISADTGLKQIQALAESGAFTTHTKGKTVLMSDKTAYIDKLMSFIDTKNFTPKTIVINSGNGSAGPVVDALQKRLSDTPIKLIKIHHKPDGTFPNGIPNPMIIANQKSTADAVVAHQADFGVAFDGDFDRCFLFDESGRFIDGSYVVGMLAQAFLDKVPNSGITYDPRVVYNTEHVIAKNNGKANLSKSGHSFIKQVMRQTASIYGGEMSAHHYFKDFFYCDSGMIPWLLVAELLSTTGKSLSELVDGYLNDFPSSGELNFKLSDVTADEIAQHLKAKFISLNPQENTLDGTSLDFGEWRFNLRSSNTEPLIRLNIETKGDKALLAQRTDEILAVLYECGAVRSDS
- the cysK gene encoding cysteine synthase A; the encoded protein is MNIANNITDLIGNTPLVKLHTLTKGAKADVLAKLEYFNPASSVKDRIALSMINEAEKSGKLKAGDTIVEATSGNTGIGLAMVAAARGYRLVITMPESMSLERRTLLKAYGAELVLTPASEGMGGAIAKADELAAQDGYFMPRQFDNLANPKIHRETTALEIWEDTDGKVDIVVAGIGTGGTITGVGEVLKDKNPDIQIIAVEPADSPVFSGGEKGAHKLQGLAPGFVPSILNTKIYDEVITVSTEDAFATSRRMASEEGILVGISAGAAVWSALQVASREENAGKTIVVIIPSSGERYLSTALFADLAQ
- the mazG gene encoding nucleoside triphosphate pyrophosphohydrolase; the protein is MTPTDNFNDLLALMATLRQECPWDKKQTNNSLQKYAIEEVFELIEAIGADDGSAYATNELKGELGDVLLQVIFHAHLYNEQGRFDMGDVIYHLQEKLIRRHPHVFDKENLITDDDVKRRWDEIKAIENQGKPKRLLSDVKAGTALNTAQNLTKQASTVGFDWDNLQGVLDKLSEEMDEFKDELPSGDFAYQTEQLDKSQKDKISDELGDVLFVLSNVARHLGIDAEMALHGANAKFRRRFAYIETSLLSQGKDFKDSDLAEMDSLWDKAKAYEKQ
- a CDS encoding ComEA family DNA-binding protein; this translates as MKSSKLLLCVLGLYTHVAYANQCYADPQIAYQAMMTHHTQTQKLANRININTATAADFLSLTGVGVKTAKAIVQYRQTVGNFQTIQDITQVKGVGQATFEKNKHRLTVLD
- the pcnB gene encoding polynucleotide adenylyltransferase PcnB; this translates as MARTPAKSRKNSKKVSPVIHDAAALGLKRNALPHSIVEVVGTLIKAGFDAYIVGGGVRDSLLGLAPKDFDAVTNARPHEIKAIFGGRCRIIGRRFQLAHVYSGREMIEVATFRAAPKDDTHTTDDGMITRDNVWGTIEEDFIRRDFSINALYYNPIKGEVLDFCGALQDIKQKRLRLLGDAKLRVEEDPVRLLRALRFKAKLGFDFDKTLSKQFHGDNWALLEQVSAHRLYDETQKMFTGGYLTPLLPLLYKYGAMSSLMAYAAQEPSKLSTQVAINSDRRVDEGKTLNPAFFYAVLLWENYLYHLAKFKKKGLPFYEAQLKASAKAVDAQRVKTAIPRFAEEFISQIWIMQAKLVNPRVKQIAVLEKMPKFRAAFDFLVLREQFDDHPLSEPTNGMAAWWQAYQETDELNRERMIDELATGDVPTKRRKKRKTEDKAELHQLQQLSLGEDKPSDKPEPLFVVEGVNELLESHQMPQKPKLRQPEVALPAFEVVAYTEDDFLKLLNNDEPYIPSSRLRKRKPSSSLSVKERESGMTQQVPATSKEPKKSTRQARVPRANKPTAKPNQLAKTKIETKTKTETKTADQKSKPRRKRKPNAKPKATD
- the folK gene encoding 2-amino-4-hydroxy-6-hydroxymethyldihydropteridine diphosphokinase, yielding MSTWEQIYLGLGGNITNDLGDPASHIMAVADTLCDNEHFCDVQLSSLYASKPFGVVDQPDFINAVLSAKTDLSPLALLDVCQQLEKNAGRVKLRHWGERSLDVDVLFYGDQTIQNDRLTVPHAYLFERNFVLVPLAELNPCLTINGKKIADELWANDLSGLTKLA
- the panB gene encoding 3-methyl-2-oxobutanoate hydroxymethyltransferase, with amino-acid sequence MSYLSTEQKPKMPITLSTLQKFKANGEKFSCLTCYDASFAAAMQTADIDTILIGDSLGMVVQGKSSTLPVTVADMTYHTANVARANNHALIISDLPFMSVATLDRAIEASLAVMQAGANMVKIEGGSELCDIVSVLSNNGVPVCVHLGLTPQSVNVLGGYKVQGKTDDEAQKLLDDCQKLVQAGASMLLLECVPSGLAKAVTDSVPVPVIGIGAGVDTDGQVLVMHDMLGVYTRKPAKFVKDFLSDKDNETHDIVGAFKNYHMAVKNKTFPTAEHSF